The DNA segment ACAGCTATAGAAAGCAAATCTGAAGCTCTTTTCTTGTATGATTAGCTACTTTCCCTAGATTCAATCGGTAATCTAAACAGACGAAGGAGAGAGAAGAGCTCGATTACAGATTCGTAAGAGGATTCGAGCGGGTGAGATCCGACGATGTCGCTCTTAACGCCGTTGAGACCAAATCGAAGAGCGTCTCTCTTCACACCACCGATCTCATGAGCTATCTTCTTCGGTGACTCCATTATTCCTctgcttcctcttcctcttcctcttcctcttaaCTTGTAGCTTCTTCCTCTGCGACTTTCGGAGCAAGAAAACTAAAAGAGACCAAGTTTTATAATGGGCTTTGTTTCATGAAGGCTTGTAATTGGGCCTATTTAGATCGGCTCTCATGAATAGTCCTCGAGATTTACAATTTACAgcccttttatattttatttgcgtacataatatttttaaacatctttttttttttggtatcaaATTCTGGTTCAAATTTGTTcacacaaaaagaagaagagttttCTGGTTCAAATTTGTTCTTCAGTGTGatttaaaatctttatttaaATGTATTTCAATAACTAAACTGTAAAGCAGTAAGTATATTATTTCAAAAGAAAGACACCCGGACGCAGTGGAGGTCAGTCAGTCAAGGTCAGACTaataaacaataattaataGTACCACAAAGACAGAGagcaaaatatatatagtgTGAATATTAAAAGCAGCTATTTCGGCGAGTTATCATAGGGTGACTGAcaaatgaaattttatataatataaagttaCTTACAGTTTTCAACAAAATCTTTTGGGATAATCAGTTTCCACCCATttcttaattaaataaatattgtagattactAATAGGTACTTAACTAATCCGACTAGCCAAGTCTGGATATCAATGTCAGTTTGTTTTCAAGAAGAACAAgcatgaagaagaaaaaaaggcaacaaaaattaaaatgataatgAGATGAAACTTTGAAGAAGCAAAATTCGATAATGCAAAGTACTATATGTTATTCTCGGTAGAGGTGAGCACTTACAACAAGTTTATCCataagtgtatttttttttgtatatgtttagTTACAAATTAGATAAGAACTCAATTGAATCGCTGAAATTCATTTATATGAAAAGTTAAAGACGACCTTTCTATGGTTTTAAACACCATTTTTaccaattaaaaacaattttctgcgaaaattatattatattaatttaaatattaaattttaggtttaagattaaaaaaaaaaatttcttctaaATTGGAGTAACTTCATTATAGAATTGAGTTTCACTTCGAACATATTTCATTTTGGAATGAAAAAATggattaataaacaaaaataaaaaatattatatttatagagtAAATACTTTTTTCtccattataaaataaaaaatagagtacAGTTGGAACATTTTtatctcaaaatctattttgaaaaaaaatgtgaagTGAGTGGAAATTTTCGATTAAAAAGAAAGACAttacatattaaatttaatctaattgatatatttttctatatccAGCACAAACAATTTTgcttaactaaatataatttttcatattttcctataaGTTAGACCCCAAAAGAAATTCAGTTACATTCAGTAACAAACCACAAAACTGAAACTCTTTCACATTCTAGTTTATGTAGTTTTGGTCGTTTTCTCCACAACAAATACTTTTCCAAAATTAAAGAAACTTCTTTTATAAAGAAAACTAGAGAAATTTTTTAACCTTTGTATAAGTTCAACTATAAAAGCAGGCAAATAAACAATATTAATaactttttcaacaaaaaaaaacaatattaatacAAGATTGGAAATTCATTTACAAACTCACACCTCTAGTTATAACTTTCTTTTGACTGATatacatttctttctttttttgaaagatGATATATATTTCTTCAAGATGACAAGATTGTATTTTCTGCTTCAGAATCTGTTTGAAACAACGAGGAATAACTTTCAAAggtatctctatctctctctatctctattTCTCATCAGTTGCATTAGTTTTGTTTTCTGTATATCCTTGTCTAAATTAAGAGAGCATTTTCCTTTGTTTTAGTTCGTTTCAAGAATTGCTTTGTGACTTTATGTAAACGTCAATGCGCAAAGCTTTAATATATACCCAATTTTTATCTAAGTTTTAGGGTAAGAAGACTTTCAATGAACTTGGTAGTgtttatttcatttaatttacaGCAAATAGCATTTCATAGGGTTTATACTTAAATTTCATCCATATTTATTAAGCAAAGCGATATATGGGTAAAATTCCGAATAAGATAATATAACaattaaatttatgaaaataatctATATGTAATATAAGGACTTGATGATATATAGCTACATATCCAAGTGAAGAACGTAAACTAGCCTGTTTTCTTAGCTATTGAAGCTCAGATCTGTCAATTATTTGTTTCGGAAATCTATTCTAAGATTATGTCTAGATGTAATGTTTAGTAAGATTTCAATTATGGCGAGTATACGAAGTATATAGTATTATCTTTCATGTGTGTTAACACCAaaataaaaccttaataaaCACAAGCAAGAAAACAATGTATACTGATACTCGCGAACAAATTAAAGaagcatatatatatgacaCTAACAACATTTTCACTAATAGCATTTGTGTTGTATGTCCGTAACAAAAATCGTTAATTTTACTTTGATGTATTGTTCTTTTGAAGGTGTGACCCATCATGTATTTTTCTGGTATAGTTAgcttttttttggaaaataaaagTTAGAAGTTATTAGCTGAGCTAAAATTACAACTTTCATATCTATTGGAATACTTTGTTGGAACACATATCATTTTTAGCATAAAAAGTCGACTTCAGATTattttatacaatatatatgtatttagttTACGAAGCTAATTATTAGAATccctaatatataaaaatgatcaGAGTATTAGTCAAATCTTGCATTCTCTtgaaatatcttatatattaaaacagaagtcatgacttcttttcatgtgtgatttttttagtttggaccatttttaaaaaatatcatattttatataagttcattattatatcttttaatatctttattattttatttgaaatacaaatgaatatatttaaaatattctaacaaaatctttttaaaatcttcttagaatctttttaaatttactttcaaaaattagttagttttaatttaaattatcataaaatataattagaaattaaaattgaatatagttttggtttataaacgaaaatttaaataaaatgaaattaattaatttcacaaatacatttactaataatttttatagattttgttagaaataaatatttatttttattttaattttttcaaatttgttttctaataaaataaaaatcatgatttttttatgagtgatatttttatttggaccatcatttaaattttatattaaatgtatatcactaatgctaatatacataatatttttaactactttaatcataatatcttttaatttttttaaaaaaaattaaaattctaacaaatctcttgaaaaagattataatacgatcttaattgtcatacattgaatataaatattttcaactaattttgtaattagtaatgaaatgttactaaaagaataaaattatatcctattttatcaattttataacaatatctatcattttaaaataaaaatgttatattgaagaaaatatgataaaattattttaaattgataagttaacatattttattttcataaatataaaatatttatgctaaaaatataatatgttggtagaacgggttaatattagtaaactatataatacatgtataaaaatttaacttatcttaaactttttaatatacagtaatttattatataaaattaataaacattaaaaaattactaaaaaaatctagcgatttgaattacggatcatgattataataaattaaatacaaaattgttttcatatatgttgtttcatgcattaaaaaatttagtttagtaatcaaacgcaaattcaataagacaaatatataataaggaacatatatatgtgatgattttaatttacagcataaaaattataaaattattatatttggcataattatacaaacatttaaatatgtgagtaatattaaaaatatataataattatgtaaaacaaatatctatatatatatatataaatgtgaaaatatatatccgcacggttgtgcgggtggaaATCTAGTTTCTTTTAAAACGAGTAAACTACACGTTTCctatatctttgattttcttttttccgTCCCACACacattttcagatttaaatttgtgttatgaTACTGCGACAACATAGTATACTAGCTAATAAACTATAATTTCGAAAGCTAACTTGATTTTCAAATGAGTTGTGGTCAGATTTTATTGTAGAGGTGAATATCGTTTGCAGTTTTCCGCTAGATTCTAAACTACAATTAAAGTTGAAATGAATATCTGCGAATGGTGAATGTTTACAAAATTTGAAGCAATAAGCGACTTAATAAAGATCGTTATCAAAATGTGACTTAAACAGATCACTTCAGAACATTGAAGTTTCCTTTTACTACTGATATAAACTCGTTTACATCTTTGGTCAAAGAAGTTTAACCTAACAAATTTTACACTAAATTATACTCGAAGATGTAGAAGTTAAAAATCCTCTTTTCCCAAAAACATCAAAGTTTAAACGCCTTTAAAACCAATTAGTATATACCTTCAAAAGGAAAAAACATGTAAATCACTGCAAAGTTCCTTTTCTGATGACCaagaggatatatatatatataattatatagacAAAATATCAAAGCTAAGGTCTATACTCCACATATTTGATGGCCAAACATAACCAAAGACATGCTTCCACATTACAAACTTACTCTTAAAAAGGAAATGTGTTGATCAATGTGTCACAGAAGATCAGATAACATGTCTCCAAGAACACAAATAACtataaatatacatacaaaAGGAACACACGATTATTTTGCCTTACATGTTTAAATTTGATGCTTACTGGTCCGAAAATATCAAGATTTATGGGAACCCTGCCagataaaaacaagaaaaagaaacatatcATGGAATGCAAAGACATATGAATAATAATTTAAGCTAGATAAGAGTCTTGAATCCAAACATTACCCCTGGGGAAACTCGTCTTGGTGACTGCACAAAAGGGTTGATCAATAAAAGAGTTTTGATCATAATAAAAATCCAAGTTTTGAGGCAGAATATTATTATAGTTGCTGCTAGAACCCTGATCTTTCAACATAAACGTTCCATAATTCTGGTTGTAAATTTGATCCATATTGGTGGGAAGATTGACCTTCGTCTTGCTTAAGATACATTCTTGACTATCGAACTCTTGGGTTGCTTCCTTGTAGAGAGAATGTGTCATGTGTTCTCCTTCATTGGAGATTATAGACCTCTTGAGCGGGTCTATGGTTTCAGTTTGTGTGATCTCGGAGATGGTTTCTGGATGATCATAGGTCAGCTCCTTTGCCTTTCCTCTAGCTTTGGCTCTTGATCCCTTTGAAGATATGTTGCTAAGATCAATCTTCTTATTTCTCTTCTGTGCCTTCTTGACCTCACatgccacttcttcttcccaagaATCAGGGCTTGAACCATACAAAAAGCTCTTATCGCCATCATCACCCTCTTCCTCCTCAACTTCACCTCCTTTATTTCCAAAATCTTCATCAGTGTTGTTGAGCTTTTTTTCTTGGACAAGCTCTTTGATGGCTCTTCTTGATTTCTTGAGTAACCAGTCTAATGTTTTACTGGCTTTGTCAAATCCCAACATGTCCTGGAGATCGAAGAACTGACGAGCAATTCCAATAGAAAGCCTTACCCTCCTGTCTCTAAGACCTTGTCCCGTCTGAATCTTGCTATGCCTATCTTTCTTCACCGCCTTCTTGATTTCTCTAGACACCTCATGAATCTTGAACCCTTGCTGATTCACAGCACGGTTTGAGCTAAAAGACATGTAGTTCATCAGAGACTCAGGCACTGCTGATACCATTTGGCCCGGAGATGGTGTTGGCTGATGATTATAGGGATTACGGATGATGTCTTGATGGCCAGCGAGTGGAGaaaggtaaagagagagagggtACACTCCATTGTTACCATTAATGTAATCATTGTTGGAAGAAGACATCACCGAGCTTAAGGACCTTCACAAATTTaaaatcaagaatcaagaaccAAGAATCAATAATTGTAGTTTTCTTTTAGAAACAAGACCACAACTTTCACATCATCAAAAGAGAGAATCAGCTAAAAAGAGGAAatagaaaagaagaaagagagagggagagagaggagagtAAGCGTACAATTCTCAGACCAAGACAAGAAAATCTATAGAGATAGTATGCATGAATGAGATGCGTAACAAGAAAGTGGTTAACTGTAGAGTGACCAAGGCATGAGTTTTTGTTCATTAACTGATGATCTGCTTGCAAAAGAtgattttgaatctgatttaGGTATATCGTTTCAATTACGGTTTGATTTCTTTAGCCTAGGGTTTAAATTTTACTTAGGGTTTCCGATTCCCGATCCTATACTGGTTAATGCGATTATATACTAGGAATTAACCTCAAACTCAACCACTTTTAGTATCatcttagaatatatttttactatgtatatatacacatacaaGTAGGTATTTTCGTATTTAGTCTTGGCAATGGCAATTTCTGACATGTCCAATAAATTTGAGAAGTGGTCCTGAAATATAAAATTCAACAACAGAAAACGACCTGTGAAGGGATTTGTTTCCAT comes from the Brassica napus cultivar Da-Ae chromosome A7, Da-Ae, whole genome shotgun sequence genome and includes:
- the LOC106357126 gene encoding transcription factor TCP1, with product MSSSNNDYINGNNGVYPLSLYLSPLAGHQDIIRNPYNHQPTPSPGQMVSAVPESLMNYMSFSSNRAVNQQGFKIHEVSREIKKAVKKDRHSKIQTGQGLRDRRVRLSIGIARQFFDLQDMLGFDKASKTLDWLLKKSRRAIKELVQEKKLNNTDEDFGNKGGEVEEEEGDDGDKSFLYGSSPDSWEEEVACEVKKAQKRNKKIDLSNISSKGSRAKARGKAKELTYDHPETISEITQTETIDPLKRSIISNEGEHMTHSLYKEATQEFDSQECILSKTKVNLPTNMDQIYNQNYGTFMLKDQGSSSNYNNILPQNLDFYYDQNSFIDQPFCAVTKTSFPRGFP